TTCGGCGGTGACGCGAATCAGCGGTTCGGTACCGCTGGCGCGAACGAGGAACCAACCCGAGTCTGTCTCGACACGCACTCCGTCGGTCGTATCGACGTTCTCGTACGCGTCGGTGAGCGCTTCGGCGAGCGTCCGCATCGCCCCCGCCTTGTCGTCGACGGAGAGGTTCAGCCGACGGGTGGTGTAGCGGGAGACGTCGAGGTCCGCGACCTGTTCGGAGAGCGGTCCCTTCCGACGGACGAGATCCGCGAGGCGAAGCGCCGCGTAGTTTCCATCGGGAGCGAGCGTCTGGTCGGGCCAGATCCACGCGCCGCTCGGCTCGCCCCCGAAGACGAATCCGGGTCGGGAGACGGCCTCCGCGACGAACACGTCGCCGACGGGGGTGTACGTCACCTCGCCGCCCGCCTCGGCCACCACGTCGGCGACGAGGAGGCTGGTGTCGACGGGGACGGCCACGGAGTCGCCCTCCGACACCACGTCGCGCGCGAAGAGGGCGAGGAGGGCGTCACCGGGGACGTACGCCCCGGTGTCGGAGACGGCGACCATGCGGTCGGAGTCGCCGTCGTGGGCGATACCGAAGTCCGCGTCAGTCGCGGGGACGGTCTGACGGAGCGTCGTGAGCGTCTCGGCGTTGGGTTCGCTCTTGCGCGCGGGAAACGTTCCGTCTTGCTGCGCGTTGAGCGTGTTCACGGTTGCGTCCAACTCGTAGAGGGCGTCGACGGTGACGCGACCGGTCCCGTTGCCGAGGTCCACGACGGCATCGACGCCCGCCATCGTCTCGAACGCGTCGACCACCGCGTCGGTGTGCCGTTCGACGGCGTCCGTCTCCGCGTGCTCGCGGCCGAACCCGTCCCAATCCGCGGGCGCGAGACCGCCCGACTCCACCCGCTCTTCGATGCGGTTGTTCCGCTCGGGGGAGAACGCCTGTCCGGACTGCGTCCAGAGTTTGATACCGTTGTCGGGCGCCGGGTTGTGCGAGGCGGTGACCGCGACGCCTGCGTCCGCGCCGAACCACTCGACGCTCCGCGCGATGGTCGGCGTCGCGGCGACGCCGACGCGAACCACGTCGGCCCCGCACTCGCGGAGTCCGGCGCTGAGGGCGTCCGCGAGGACGTCCCCCGTAACGCGCGCGTCCCGACCCAGAACGACCCGCTCGGCGTCGACGGCGAGCGCCTGTCCGATGCGGAGTGCGAGGTCCGCCGTCACCGTCTCACCGACGGGTCCGCGGATACCGCTCGTTCCAAACATACGAGACAGTCAGCCGGGGTGACCGCATTGGTATGTGTCACCTAAAGCGAGAGCTGTTAGCGTGGCACGCGCCTGCAGAGCGGAGGACGAGCGACCGCCGAAACGCCGCCGAAAACGGCCCAGCGTCAGCTTCCGCACCCTCGGCTCGGCAGGTCCCTGACCGAGACGACTTCCAGGCGGCCGTCGCTGTGAATCGTCACCTCGTAGCCGGCGTAGCGAAACGAGATGGACCCGCACATCTCGCCTTCGCCGATGAGGTCGTCCAGCGCGTCGGGGTCCACCGCCGCCCCCAGCGGCGGGAGTCCCGTGGGTTCAACGCCCTCGATTGCCGCGATACTCAAAACGACGTTCGTGCTGACGAGTTCGGAGTGCTCGTACGCGATGTGATACGACTTGGCTCCGTCCTCGCGGTCGATACGCTGCTCCCACCACTGTTCGATCTGCGCTCTCATCTCTGCGAACGCTCTTCGGTTCGGTCGGGTTCAGATAAGTGTTATTATTCGATTTTTTGATTAAGTGTCTTACTAACGTGGACGCGGCGCAGCCCGTGAAAACCCCGGAACGTCGAACGACAGCACGTAGCTCGTGTATGAATCGGATTAATCAGTCCGGCCGGCACCGGTTCGCACCGTCGGAGAGCGGTACGGGAATCGAATGGACCGACAGGTAGTTACCCGCCGGGCCCGCAGAGTGGCACGATGTGGCCCTGGGGACACCTCGCCTTCGCGTACGTCCTCTACTCCTCGTACGTGCGCCTCCGCTATCGACTCGCCCCCGAGTGGCCGGGCGTCCTGCTCGCGGTACTCGGTTCGCAGGCACCCGACCTGATCGACAAACCGCTCGGGTGGTCATTACACGTACTGCCGGGTGGGCGGACGCTCGCCCACTCGCTGTTCTTCGGGACGGCCGTCGTCCTCCTCGTCGCCGGTCTCCTCCGACGGTACGACCTGCCGGGCGGGGCCGCCTTCGCCATCGGTTACTACTCGCATCTGATGGGAGATAGCTACCAAAGCCTCCTTTCCGGCCGAGTCGAGGGTCTGACGTTCCTCCTGTGGCCCCTCTTTCCCGTTCGAGGATCGGAGCCGTCCGTCGGAATCATTCAGTATCTGCTGAGCGCGCAGATCGACGGTCAACTGGTCTTCGAGTTGCTCTTCGCCGCCCTCGTCGTCGTCTGGTGGCTGCTCGACGGCGCGCCCGGACTGGCGGCCGCCTGGAACGCCGTACGCCGCCGACTCGTCCGACCGGCGAGCTGAACGGAATTCAGCCATTCATAAAAATTTGAATTTCCGCTAGATATAATATTGATGGAATTCTATAAGAAGTCGACATGCACGTCGTCCTCGTCACTGCTGCCGCAGTGCGCCGCGACCACGTCCGCACCGAAGACGGACAGGTCGACGCCGCGCTCCCCGCTCTCGGTCGTCTCGCGGGTGATTCGACGGTGTTTTCGCGAGCGTACACCAGCTCTCCCGACCACGAATCGACGCTCCGAGCGATACTGACCAGTACCCATCCCACCGAGGATAGCGGAAAGGACCCGACACTCGTCGACGCTCTCGCCGACGCCGGCTGGGAGGCGGGTCTCTTCCACGGGCGTCCCGACGAAACGCGTTCGTCTTGGGGGTTCGAGACGCCCGACGAGTCCTCGGACGAGACGGTCTCGGGGCGACTCCGCGCGAGTGCGCATCGGCGGATCGCCGACAACACGGTGCTCGGTGGGCCGCTGGCGTCCGCCGACCGGCTGATCGGGTCGTCGTTCGGGACGCGGGTCGCGGCACCCCCGTCCCATCCCGCCGCGGACGTGACCGAACGCGCGCTCTCGTGGCTGGACGAAACGTCCGGTCCGCGGTTCCTATGGGTGCATTACGATACCGCGCGCGCGCCGCACGTCCCGCGGGAGGGGACCGCGAGCGACGGAATCGACGTCCGGACCGCGACCAAACTCGGCTACGCCACCGCCAACGCGCCCGACGCGCTGACCGAGGAGGAGCGCGCGACGCTGGAAACACTCTACCGGGGAGAACTCGAACACCTCGACCGCCACGTCGGCCGCCTATTCGACGGGATTCAATCGCGCCTCAACGTCGCGGACACCGTGACCGCGTTCGCGGGGACGAGCGGATGCCCGCTGGGCGAACACGGCCGGTGGTACGACACCAGCGGGGACTTCTACGAGGAGTCCGTTCGCGTTCCGCTGTTCGTCCACGGCCCCGGATTCGACGCCGAGCAGGTGGAGTTCGCCGCGTCGTCGGTCGACGTGCTACCGACGCTCGCCGCCGCCGCCGGCGTCGAACGCGCCGCACAGCGCGGCGGTTCGGACCTCCGTTCGTTCGCCGGGCGACGAGTGACCGAACGACAGGTGTTCGCCGCCGCGGGAACCGCGCCTGCGGCCGCGATGGTCTGCAACGGTCGGTGGAAACTGTCTCGGAGACTAGATAGCGGACGGGAGACCCTATTCGACCACAGCGACGACGCCGCCGAACGGCGGGACCGCTCCGGCGAGAATCTTCCCGTGCACCGAGCGCTGTCGCACGCGCTCGATTACTTCGTCGAAAATCGGCGTCGGCGGTCGGCCTCCACGCGGTCGCCTATGGAGACCAAAACTCGGAGTTAATACGGTTATAAACTACCGTTGGGGATTCAAGACACCTGTATTCTGAACAAGAGCTAACTGTATCTGTCCCCTTACATTCCCGTATTTTTACTAGTTTTTCGCCAAAAACTATTTGTAATTAACACTCTACTAACCGGGTGGATGGCGCAACAAATCGAATCCGAGAACGCTTGGGGGATGGAGTCGGCGGGTCGACCGTCCGAGTTCGTCCACGTGCGCGGACTCGGATCGTCGGCCCGCCAACTGGGAGCGGACGTCTGCCCCGTGCGGCGGGTCGCCGCGCCGTCCGGCCGGCGCCCGTCGAGTCCGCCACCTCGACGGGAGCCGCCACCGCATCGCTAGCAGAACAAGCCTCAACCGTCATCACCGCTCCGCTCGCTCGGCCGACTGCCACTCGGCCGGGTCGGGCCACCGCTGACAGCCTACCACGCGCCGGACGGTCGGACCTCGCGGTCCGCTGCCACTAAACGCCACTCCGTCTCGGTTCGCCAGCCCAGACGCCGACGGACCGTGGCGGTCCACCGTCTCGCCGTTTTTTCGTACGACTTAGTTATGGAGCGTCGGCGCTCGGACGCAGGTCAGACCGTCGAGAGTTCGGTGTTCCGCTCGCACGCATCGGCCCCGTCCTGTAGCTTTCGATAACACTCACAGAGCGTCCGTCCCGTCCGCTCCCAGTTGTACGTCTCTTCGACGGCGCGGCGACCGTTCTTCCCGAGCGTTCTCGCGCGCGCTTCGTCCTCGGCCAACTCCACGAACGCGAGCGCGAACCCCGCGGGGTCGTCGGGCCGGACGACCATCCCGGCGTCGGTCTCGCGGACGATGCGGCGGAGGGGAGCCACGTCGGTGACGACGACGGGTCGAGACATCGCCATGTACTGAAAGAGTTTGTGCGGGACCGTCGTCTCGGTGTGCCCGGTCGACTGGTGCGGGACCAGACAGACGTCGCTGGCGGCGATGTAGGACGGGACGTCTTCGAACGGGACGCGACCCGTGAAGGTGACGTGGTCGGCGACGCCGAGTTCGGAGACGAGCGATTCGAGGCGACGCCGGTACTCCTCGCCGTTGCCTACGACGAGGAGACGCGCGTTCGGGACGCGGTCGAGGACGGCCGGCATCGCACGAACCACCGCGTCGAGGCCGCGGTGCGGACCGCCGAGAGTTCCGACGTAGGAGACGACGAACTCGTCTTCGAACCCTACGTCCCGGAGGTTCGGGTTCCCGAACGCCTCCATCGAGACGTAGTTCGAGACGACGTCAACCTTCGAGCGGTCGGCGCCGCAGTTCTCGACGTAGTGGTCCGCCGCCTCCTCGGTCACCGTGACGACCCTGTCGGCCCTCCGGACGGCGTCGCGTTCGATTCGCTTCCAGCGGAACACCGGTCGAGTCATCCGGTCGGCCAGGTATCGGAGGTTGGTGAGCGACCGGAACGAATTGCCCCGGCGGTACTGCTTGACGGCCTCCGGCCAGTTCTCGTGGAGGTCCGCGACGACGGGGAGGTCGTGTCGCTCGCCCGCGGCGAGGGCGGTGTGGACCATCGGGAGGTCGTGTGCGTGAAGCGCCTCGATTCCCTCCGCCGGTACGATTTCGGCCAGCGCCTGCATCCATGACTCGACGACGCCGGTGGTGAGAGTGCGCGCGCCGGCGAAGATGCCGTCGAGACCCGCGTAGGCGGCCTGGAAGGGACGACGGATGACGGTCGCCGACCCGACCTCTTCCCGGTCGGGAAGCCCCTTGTCGGCCTCCGACAGGATGAACACGGTGTGTCCGTCGGCGGTCAGCGACTTCACCTCCTTGTCGAGACGGATGTCTGTCGGGTAGACCGCGTTCAGGAGCATACAGATGCGCATCGCTACTTCGGGTCTGGGGAGGCGAGGAATAAAACGTTGCGCAGCGTCCCCGACGGAGCGGACCGGTCGGCGTTCGTCGCCGTATACTTAAGTTCGACTCGTCTGTGTCACCAGTATACGCCGCCGTCACGCGGTCGGACATTCATGTCAGGACCTGCTCACTCCTCCGAGACGACGAAGTCGCACGACGCCCGAGAACGCCGGCTCAAGCGGTGGGTGAAACAGCCCCCCGTCGGCCCCAACATGCAGTACCTCCGGGACGCGGAGCGTCTGGCCGCCGTCGAGCGTCTCGGTCACCGCGACCGAGTGCTCGACGTCGCCTCCGAGTCGACGGTGACGGCGACCCTCGACGCGGACGACGTCGTCCGACTCGACTTCTCGGCCGCCGCAAGCGACACCGCGCGCGACGTACTCGGGGACGCGGTGGACGCCTACGAAGTGACCGAACCCGAAACCCCGACGCTGCCGTTCCCCGACGACCACTTCGACGGGGCGGTCTCTATCGGCCCGTACGACTGGAAGTTCCTCGACGTGCCGGGTCTCACGGCGGAGGTTCACCGGGTCACGAAGTCCGACGGCCTCTACGTCTTCTCCGTTCCCACCCCCCGCTCTCCCTACGCCGCCAACGGGGACAACCGCTTTTACGAACCCGACGAGGCGCTCGACGTCGTTTCGCCGAACTGGCACCTCGCCGACTTCGACCTGCTGTTCCAGTATCCCCGTCTACTCCATCTCGGCGTCAACGCCCTCCCCGACCGGTACCAAGAGCGGTTCGTCGACGCGGCCGAACGTCTCTCCGAGGAGTTGACCGAACGCGAACTGTGGCGGCGGGCGTCGTACATCGTCCTCGCCGTGCGCCCGATGAAGTACGACTCCTACCTCGAACGGGGGTTGGAGGCGCTGTTCCGGCCGACCGCCGAGAACGGCTTCTGGGACGAGGTGGACGACTGCATCATCCGCGCGCTGACGTACGAGTTCGACGACGACGGCTCGCTCGTGTGGTCCCGCGACGAGAGCCAGGAGTGGCGCTACGCTCCGATGGCGCTGATGGGCGCGATGAACTGGCGAACGTCGCCGCTCGGCACCGACGAGTACGACGCGAAACTCCGGCGCGAGTTCGAGTTCTTCGACGAACGCATCGAATCGGGGGAACTCCCCAAGGCGATGCCGAGTTACGGGGTCGGTCCCCTCCTCGCCGCGTACGCGATGGCCGCGGAGGTGTTCGAGGAGGAACGGGACGACTACCTCGCGTCTGCGCGCACCCTCTTCGAACACGCCGACGAGGCGGTCGAGTTCGACCACGCCGAGGACAGTCTCGCCCTCTACGGCGCGACGTACCTCCACGAGGCGGTTCCCGACGACGAACGCGTGGAGGCGTTCGTCGACCGCGGCCTCTGGGAGATATCCGATCGCCGGACTCCGGAGGGGTTGTACGGCTTCGACAACCACACGACCCGCCGCCACCAGAACCAGATGTACACCTGCTGGGCCGTCGCGCGCGCGATCGAGGTGACCGGAAAGACCGGCTACCTCGGCGACCTGGAGGACGTTCTCGACTACACCGTCGAGAACCGAATGCGCGAGGACGGCGCGTTCGTCTGGGAGGACTGGCCCCTGCACGCCCGCCTGTACGGGGAACTGCGCGGCAAACTCACGACCGGAACGCCGTACTGGCACTACCTCTACGAGTGCCACCAGACGTTCTTCGTCAACGCCGTCGCCCACTACGACGCCGCGGGCGGCGAGAAGGAGTACACACACGAGGTGCGCCGCGCGATGGCGTGGATATTCGAGACAAACGGAACCGGGCATGACCTCGTCGATATCTCCGAAATCGGCGTTCCGATGCGGCAGGTGACGACCGACGACCGGATGGACAATCGTCAGTTCACGAACGGATGGCGCGACCAGCAGTACAAGGGCACCTACGAGGTGGGGTCGTACGTGATGGCGTTGACGCACCTCCTCGACGGAACGGTTTCGTGAGTCGCTGAAAGCGCCGAGTCAGGAACCCTTCTCCCGGCGCGGTTGGCGCGACCACGAGCGCTGTGTTAGCACGCTCATCTGAGTGTGATTAATCGAGTAAAAACCCCACTTCTGTCATATTCGTCACCTGTCACTGTTAGTTCGTCCTTTCTCCAATAAATTATCTCTGAAAAATGAGACAAAAACGAGACGAACGAGATTGTCGTGAGTAACTTTGGGGGAATATTCCGTCTCAAAAGGCAGAGCAGTGCAATTTACAACTCGTTCAGGTGCGAGGCGACGGGCGGTGGCGGTGCTGTTGGCGTTCGTCACGCTCACGTCCTCGATTACCGCAGGCGTCGTCTTCGCCGCCGGACCGGCGGCGGCGCACGGCGACCACACAGACGGCGGCGGTAGCGACGGTTCGGACGAGTGGGCGGCCGACTCCGACTCCTTCCGCAAGGAGACGGTCATCTCGGGGCTGAACCAACCGATGGAGACGGTGTTCCTGCCCGACGGACGGATGCTCGTCATCCAGAAGGGCGGGGAGATAGTCATCTACGACCCGGGGACCGAGGAGTCCGAAACGTACCTCGACCTCCGAGAGATCGACAGCGTCGAGTCCAATCGCGAGCGAGGGCTCCTCGGTATCGCACTGGCGAACGACTTCGATGAGAGCGGCGAGTTCTACGTCTACTACTCGCGCCTCGACGACCCGGACGCGGCCGACCCCGCGAATAGCGAACCGGAGAACGTCCTCGCGCGGTTCACCCACGTTGAGAACGACGGGGGAACGACCAGTCGCGCCGACCCCGCGAGTCGGGAGGTGCTCTGGCGAAACGAGATACACACCGGTTCGGACATCGCCTGCTGTCACCTCGGCGGCGGCCTCGACGTCGGCCCCGACGGAAAGGTGTACATCGGGACCGGCGACGAGTACGACAACGCCCAGTGGGCGCAGGACCTCTCCCGACCCGACGGAAAGATCATCCGCCTGAACCCCGACGGCTCCATTCCCGAAGACAACCCGTTCGCCGGCGACGGCGACCCCGACACTCTCGGAGAGATATGGGCGTACGGCCTCCGAAACCCGTATCGAATCAACTTCGCGCAGAACGGCGAACTCTACATCGGCGAGGTCGGCGGGAACAACCGCTACGACGCCGCCGAAGACATCCACCTCGGCGAGAAGGGCGCCAACTACGGTTGGCCCGACTGCGAGGGCGTCTGCGAGAATCCCGACTACAACGACCCCATCTTCTCGTACTTACACGGCGAGACGCCCGGCGGCGCGAACGACGACCCGTCCGGCGACGGCTACGGCGCCGCGGTCACCGTCGGCCCCGTCTACGGCGCCGACATGTTCCCCGAGGAGTACGACAACGTCCTGTTCTACAGCGACTACAACGACCGACTCATCAAGTACCTCGTGCTGAGCGACGACGGGACGGAGGTCGTCGCCGGTCCCTACAACTTCGACAAAGGGACGGGCGCCCTCGTCTCGACCAAGGTCGGACCCGACGGCGCCCTCTACGGGACGCAATTGGGGCGGGGACAGATCGTTCGCTACGTCTACGAATCCGGGAACAAGGCGCCGCAGGTCGACTCCGCGAGCGCGACGCCCGAGAGCGGCGCCGCACCCCTCGACGTGACGTTCGACGCGAGCGCGTCGGACCCCGAGGGCGACGACCTGAGTTACACGTGGCACTTCGGCGACGGCGAGACGGCGAGCGGTGCGAGCATTTCTCACACGTACGACGAGCAGGGGTCCTACGAACCCTACGTCGAGGTGAGCGACGGGACGACGGCGGTGGACTCCGAACCCGTCCCGGTCAGCGTCGGCGGCGCACCCGAGATGACGCTGAATCCCTCCGGCGACGTGAGCGCGCGCGGGGGCGAGGACGTCACGCTGTCGGCCGACGTGACCGACGTCGAGGACGGACGGCTCTCAGGGGAGGATATCGAGTGGGAGGTCAGCCTCGCCCACAACACGCACCGACACCCGCAGACGTCCGAGACGGGCGAGTCGATAACGTACACGGTGCCGGCGACGGGTCACGCGACGACGGGTGTCGTCGCCTACGAAGTCAACGTGACGGCCACCGACTCCGACGGACTGCAGACGACGAAGTCGGTGACCATCGAACCCGAGGAGGTCGACGTCACGCTGGCGAGCCAACCCGAGGGCGTCAACGTCAGCGTCGGCGGCGTGCCGGAGTCGACCGCCGACGGCGGCTACACGTTCGACACGATGATCGGGTACCGGCACAGTCTGTCGGCGCCCGAGTCGGTCTGCCGGGAGGGAACGAGCTACGAGTTCGACGGCTGGAGCGACGGAGCGACCGACTCGGATCGGACGTACACCGTCCCGACCGCCGACGCGACCCTGACCGCGCAGTACGCCGAAGTGGGGACGTGCGGCGGCGTCGCGGAGGAGAACGCTCCGCCCGAAATCGGGGATATCCCCGCGATAGAGTACACCGGCGAAGAGGTGACCGTCGACGTGACCGAGTACGCGACCGACCCCGACGGTGACGAGGTGGACCCGTCGAGCGTCGCGATAGTCGAGGGCGCCGAGGAGGGGTCCGCGACGTCGAACGGCGACGGGACCGTCACGTACGACACCGAGGCCACGTCGGGGACCGACTCGTTCGCCGTCACCGTCAACGACACCCGAGGAGGGCAGTCCGCTCCGGCGACAGTCGACGTGACCATCGACGTCGAAGACGGGGATGACGGCGACACCACGACGGAAACCGAAACTGAAACTGAGACCGAGAGCGGCGGAGGCGCCGAGGACGGGGAGGACGCTGACCCGAGCGGCGGCGACGGGGACGTCGAACCGGACGACGAAGACGAGGCTCCGAGCGGCGGGAGCCTCGACGACGAGAACGACGAGGGCGGGTCCGACGACGCTGACGGCGAAGACGACAGCGACGACGGCGGGTCGTCCGGCGGGTCCGGCGGCGGGTACTCCGGAGACGCCGGCGAGACGGCCTCCTTCGAGCTATCGAACGCGACGCTCTCCGCGACGAACGTCTCGGTCGGTGACGCGGTGAACGCCTCCGCCGTCGTCGCCAACGTCGGCGACGCCGACGGCGCGACCACCGTGGACCTCACCGTCGGCGACGAGACGGTCGACGCCCGCGAACTCTCGCTCGAAGCGGGAGCCAGCGAGACGGTGACGCTGTCGCACTCCTTCGAGGAGTCCGGGACGTACGAACTGTCGCTCGGCGGGCGCTCCGTCGGGAACGTGACCGTCACGGACGCGACGGGGGCGAACGCGTCCGACGAGGGCGACGGGTCGTCGTCCGTCTCGACGGCGCAGACGGCCGGCGGCGACGAAAACGGGACCGCCGACAGCGAGGGCGGCGACGGAGACGCGGAGACGGCCGCGGTGACCGACGAAGCGACGGTCACCGCGACCGAGACCGGCGCCGACCCGACCGCCACCGGCGAGACGAACTCAGGAACGCCCGGATTCGGTCCGGTCGTGGCGCTGCTCTCGGTGTTCCTCGGTGCCGCCGCGTTCGCGCGCCGGCGACGAACGTGAGCGAGTAGACGCGCTCGCGGTCGAGCTTCGGACTTCGACTTTTGAAATCGTACGTGATACGGACGCCGCTCGAACAGCGGACGCGGTGGTGTCGAAAGCGAACGGCAGTCGGCACAGAGTCGGAAGGCTCCGGTCTCAAAACAGCGGACACGGCGGTGTTCGGGACCGCGTCGAGCGCACCGGTGCGGGCGCCTACGCTCCGTGGAAGTCTTCGAGCGTCGTCGGTTCGTCGTCGCCATCGACGTAGGGGTTGATGCTGTCGTGGACGCCGACGAGTTCGACGGTGTCGGCCATCGCCGAGAGGATGAGTTCGACGTCCATGTCGAGCGCGTACTCCCGGTAGGTTCCGCCGCGTCGCCCCTCGTTTCGTTCGGTGACGGAGACGATGCCCAGCATGGCGAGTTCGCTCAGGTGGTCTCGCATCCGACGGGGGACGAGAGGGTCGCGGTTGGCGAGTTCGGCGAAGCGGGTGTAGCGAGGGCGGACGTCACGCGAGCGGATGGGCGTCTCTCCCTCCAGATCCAGGGTGAGGAGCGCGTAGAGAACGAGGTGGCCGTGCTCGGTGAGTCCGTTGATTCCCTCTTTGATACGGCCGCGTTCGAGCGCTCGACGTCCGCGTCGGACGTGACTCTCCTCGATGGAGTCGGTCTCCTCGTCGCGCGCCAGGTCGCCCGCCTTCATCAGGAGGTCGATGGACTGGCGAGCGTCGCCGGCGTCTTTCGCCCCGTAGGCGGCGCACAGCGGGATGACCTCCTCTGAGAGGACGCCCTCGTGGAAGGCAACTTCGGCGCGCTGTTGGAGGATGGCGCGGAGGTTTTCGGCGTTGTAGGCGGGGAAGTGAATCTCCTGTTCGCACAGCGAACTCTTGACTTTCGGCGAGAGGTCGTCGCGGAAAGAGAAGTCGTTCGAGATGCCGATGAGACCGATTTTGGCGACTTCGAGGTTACCGTTCGCGCGGGCGCGGGGGAGTTGATAGAGGATGCTGTCGTCGTTGACGTGGTCTATCTCGTCGAGGACGACGAGGACGCTGCCCGCCCGGTCGTCGAGTTCGTCCCAGAGCATCTCGTAAACCGAGGCGAGCGGGTAGCCCGTCGTGGATATCTGATTCGACTCCGAGCGGAGGCTGTTGACGAGGCGGGTGGCTATCTGGTAGGAGCTGGTGAGGCCGTCGCAGTTGAGAAAGGTGACCGAGAGGTCGATGTCGTCGTACTGCGCGGCGTCCTCCCGGAGGTGCGCGAGGAGATACTTCGTCGCCGCCGTCTTCCCCACGCCCGTCTTTCCGTAGAGGAAGATGTTGTTCGGTTGCTCGCCGTTGATGACGGGTTGGAGCGCCGCTTGGTACGTTCGGAGTTCCTCGTCGCGGCCGACCAACTGCTCGGGCTGATAATCCTCCCGCAGGGCGTCCCGGTCCCGGTAGATGTCGTTGTCCCGCTCGAACAGCGCCATGGACACGTCCTCACGGGCACTATTGATAAAACCACCGCGTCCGGAGTGTCCGCTGTTCTGTCCGTATATAAAGAACGGCGAGAACACACCCCCTCCACTTTGTCCGCAGTTCCGGCGCGAGCGGGGGTGGGGGGGAGTGGCGGTCGGAACGATGGTCCTTTTGGGCCGACAGATTTATTATATCACACCGCAAGTTACTCCGTAGTCCTCTTAGAGCGGAGAACGAGAGAGATATCGAACGAGTTCCCCGCGTTCAAGCGGTTCGAACCGGGATATCGCCGGATGCTCTCGCGCGGTGGCCGCCGCGTCGCCCCAGACGGAAGCGGTTCTCCGGCTACCCCCCCACCCCCCTTCGACGGGCAGAACAGCGGACACGGTGGAGGGGGTGTGTGGACCGAACGACGGACGACGCCACAGAACGTGGGACCGGTGACCGGCCTCTTCATCTGTCAGCGGCCATCTCGACACCGAACACGCAGGAATACGCTCGAGAAAGTAACACAGCCGGAAAGTCCCGTGTTCGGACTCCCGTTCGACGACCTCCGGACTGGCGGACGTGGAACCTCTTGGGTCCGTCCCAGTATCGTATCTCCTCTCGTCGCCGAAGAACAGCGGACACGGTGGTGT
This genomic stretch from Halogeometricum sp. S1BR25-6 harbors:
- the glmM gene encoding phosphoglucosamine mutase, which gives rise to MFGTSGIRGPVGETVTADLALRIGQALAVDAERVVLGRDARVTGDVLADALSAGLRECGADVVRVGVAATPTIARSVEWFGADAGVAVTASHNPAPDNGIKLWTQSGQAFSPERNNRIEERVESGGLAPADWDGFGREHAETDAVERHTDAVVDAFETMAGVDAVVDLGNGTGRVTVDALYELDATVNTLNAQQDGTFPARKSEPNAETLTTLRQTVPATDADFGIAHDGDSDRMVAVSDTGAYVPGDALLALFARDVVSEGDSVAVPVDTSLLVADVVAEAGGEVTYTPVGDVFVAEAVSRPGFVFGGEPSGAWIWPDQTLAPDGNYAALRLADLVRRKGPLSEQVADLDVSRYTTRRLNLSVDDKAGAMRTLAEALTDAYENVDTTDGVRVETDSGWFLVRASGTEPLIRVTAEARAESDADELVSEVKSIIQAEGIES
- a CDS encoding HalOD1 output domain-containing protein — encoded protein: MRAQIEQWWEQRIDREDGAKSYHIAYEHSELVSTNVVLSIAAIEGVEPTGLPPLGAAVDPDALDDLIGEGEMCGSISFRYAGYEVTIHSDGRLEVVSVRDLPSRGCGS
- a CDS encoding class I SAM-dependent methyltransferase, with the protein product MSGPAHSSETTKSHDARERRLKRWVKQPPVGPNMQYLRDAERLAAVERLGHRDRVLDVASESTVTATLDADDVVRLDFSAAASDTARDVLGDAVDAYEVTEPETPTLPFPDDHFDGAVSIGPYDWKFLDVPGLTAEVHRVTKSDGLYVFSVPTPRSPYAANGDNRFYEPDEALDVVSPNWHLADFDLLFQYPRLLHLGVNALPDRYQERFVDAAERLSEELTERELWRRASYIVLAVRPMKYDSYLERGLEALFRPTAENGFWDEVDDCIIRALTYEFDDDGSLVWSRDESQEWRYAPMALMGAMNWRTSPLGTDEYDAKLRREFEFFDERIESGELPKAMPSYGVGPLLAAYAMAAEVFEEERDDYLASARTLFEHADEAVEFDHAEDSLALYGATYLHEAVPDDERVEAFVDRGLWEISDRRTPEGLYGFDNHTTRRHQNQMYTCWAVARAIEVTGKTGYLGDLEDVLDYTVENRMREDGAFVWEDWPLHARLYGELRGKLTTGTPYWHYLYECHQTFFVNAVAHYDAAGGEKEYTHEVRRAMAWIFETNGTGHDLVDISEIGVPMRQVTTDDRMDNRQFTNGWRDQQYKGTYEVGSYVMALTHLLDGTVS
- a CDS encoding sulfatase-like hydrolase/transferase is translated as MHVVLVTAAAVRRDHVRTEDGQVDAALPALGRLAGDSTVFSRAYTSSPDHESTLRAILTSTHPTEDSGKDPTLVDALADAGWEAGLFHGRPDETRSSWGFETPDESSDETVSGRLRASAHRRIADNTVLGGPLASADRLIGSSFGTRVAAPPSHPAADVTERALSWLDETSGPRFLWVHYDTARAPHVPREGTASDGIDVRTATKLGYATANAPDALTEEERATLETLYRGELEHLDRHVGRLFDGIQSRLNVADTVTAFAGTSGCPLGEHGRWYDTSGDFYEESVRVPLFVHGPGFDAEQVEFAASSVDVLPTLAAAAGVERAAQRGGSDLRSFAGRRVTERQVFAAAGTAPAAAMVCNGRWKLSRRLDSGRETLFDHSDDAAERRDRSGENLPVHRALSHALDYFVENRRRRSASTRSPMETKTRS
- a CDS encoding metal-dependent hydrolase; translation: MWPWGHLAFAYVLYSSYVRLRYRLAPEWPGVLLAVLGSQAPDLIDKPLGWSLHVLPGGRTLAHSLFFGTAVVLLVAGLLRRYDLPGGAAFAIGYYSHLMGDSYQSLLSGRVEGLTFLLWPLFPVRGSEPSVGIIQYLLSAQIDGQLVFELLFAALVVVWWLLDGAPGLAAAWNAVRRRLVRPAS
- a CDS encoding glycosyltransferase family 4 protein, which produces MRICMLLNAVYPTDIRLDKEVKSLTADGHTVFILSEADKGLPDREEVGSATVIRRPFQAAYAGLDGIFAGARTLTTGVVESWMQALAEIVPAEGIEALHAHDLPMVHTALAAGERHDLPVVADLHENWPEAVKQYRRGNSFRSLTNLRYLADRMTRPVFRWKRIERDAVRRADRVVTVTEEAADHYVENCGADRSKVDVVSNYVSMEAFGNPNLRDVGFEDEFVVSYVGTLGGPHRGLDAVVRAMPAVLDRVPNARLLVVGNGEEYRRRLESLVSELGVADHVTFTGRVPFEDVPSYIAASDVCLVPHQSTGHTETTVPHKLFQYMAMSRPVVVTDVAPLRRIVRETDAGMVVRPDDPAGFALAFVELAEDEARARTLGKNGRRAVEETYNWERTGRTLCECYRKLQDGADACERNTELSTV